CGATGGTGCTGCTGGCGCCCGGCATGGGTGACGCGATCCAGGCGGTGAAGGCCGGCATCCTGGAGATCGCGGACGTGTTCGTGGTGAACAAGGCCGACCGGGACGGCGCGGACGCCACGTACCGCGACATCCAGGGCATGATCGGCCTCGGTGAGCGCGGGCCCGGCGAGTGGCGTCCGCAGGTGGTGCGCGCGGTCGCGTCCCGCGCCGAGGGCATCGACGAGACACTGGCCGCGCTGGACAAGCACCACGACTGGCTGGTCGCCCACGGCGAGCTGGACCGCCGCCGCGCGGCCCGGGCCGCCGCCGAGGTGGAGGCGATCGCGCTGGGCACGGTGCGCGCCCGGCTGGCCGCGCTGCGCGGCGGCACCGCGCTGACCGAGCTGGCGGCCGAGGTCGTGGCCGGGCGGCGCGACCCGTACTCGGCGGCGGCGTCGCTACTGGAGGCGTTCTGACGCATGCGGCGGGTCGCTGCTGGACGCGCGCTCTGACGCGTGTGACGGCGTCGCTGCTGGACGCGTTCTGACCCTTTGCGGTGAACCGGCGCGCGGGCCGGACGCCGCGCGGGCCGGACGGTGCGTGGGCCGGACGGTGCGCGAGCCGGGATCGTCCGCCGGGCAGCGCTCCGGGGGTGGGGCCGGGGCGGGTCGTAGGGTGAGGGCGTGCCGAGGCTGGTCGATCATGGGGAGCGGCGGGCGGAACTGCTGGCCGCGGCCTGGCGGGTGGTCCGGGCGCGCGGCGTGGAGGGCACCACGACCCGGGCGATCGCGGACGAGGCCGGCTGCTCGCTGAGCGTGCTGGCGCACTTCCTCGGCGGCAAGGACGACATCCTGGTGGCGGCGCAGGCCGCGATGTACGAGCGGATCGTGGCGCGCGCGTTCCGGCTGGGCGGCGACCTGGCCGGGCTGGCCGCGCTGCGGGCGGCGCTGGAGGCGGCGCTGCCGTTCGACGACGAGCGGGCGGCGGACGCGCACGTGAACGTGGCGTTCGCCGGGGCGGCGCTGTCCCATCCGCGGCTGGCGGCGTCGCGGCGCGAGTCGCACCTGGGGATCCGGGAGCTGCTGCGGGTCTGCATGCGCGAGGCGCGGGAGCGGGGCGAGCTGCGGGCCGGCGTGGACGACGACGCGGTGATCGACGACTTCATCATCCTGGTCGAGGGCAGCGCGCTGCTGAGCCTGGTGGACGGGTGGGCGGAGGAGGGGCGGTCCGAGCGACTGACCCGGATCGCGGCCACGTTCGTCGACCGGTTGCGCCGGACCACGGGCCCGGCCGCACCGGGTATTGAGTGATCGAACAGTCGGTATCGAGAGTCAGCACAGGGCCTTTGAACTGCCGAAACAGCGGTCGTTTGAGTTGCCGCACAGTGCAGGCTGATCTACCCCACAGCGCAGGTTGATCTATCCCACAGCGCTGGCTGATCTATCCCACAGGGCAGGCCGATCTATCCCACAGGGCAGGCTGATCTACCGCGCAGTGCGGGCCGATCTACCGCGCAGTGCGGCTGGCTTTCCGCGCGGCGCAGGCGTTGCGCCGTGCGGGACGGACCGATCCCTCGCAGAGGCCGGGTCAGGACCGGGGCTGGGCGGCGATCAGGTCACGGAACCAGTGCCAGGAGTCCTTCCGCGTCCGGGCCAGCGTGGCCGGGTCGACGTGGATCAGGCCGAACCGTTCCTCGAATCCGGCCGCCCACTCGAAGTTGTCCAGCGCGGACCACACGTAGTAGCCGCGCACGTCGGCCCCGGCCGCCATCGCGTCGCGCACGGCGCGCAGGTGCGCGTCGAGGAACGCCACCCGCCGGCCGTCCGCGACCGGCTCGCGGAACGACGCGCCGTTCTCCGTCACCACCAGCGGCGGCAGCGACGGATAGCGGTCCCGCAGCGTGGTCAGGATCGTGGTCAGCCCGGACGGCACGATCGCCCAGCCGAAGTCGGTCCGTTCCGCGGCCGGCACCGGCACCGGCGCGAACGGCATCCCCGCCGGGACGTCCACCTCCAGCACGCCGCGGTAGTCCCGGTCCGGGCGCGGCGCCTCGATCCGGGTCGGCTCGTAGTAGTTGACGCCGTAGAAGTCCAGCGGCGCCGCGATGGTCTCCAGGTCGCCGTCCCGCACCGGCAGCCGATCGCCGAGCCCGGGCGGATAGCCGCCGCGCAGGACCGGGTCGGCGAACAGCCAGTTCGTCAGCGTGGCGAACAGCTCCGCGGCCGCGACGTCGTCCGCGGCGGCCGAGGCGGGCTCGACCGGGAAGTGCTGCGCGGCCACGCCGACCGTGGCCGCGCCGGCCGCGCGCAGCGCCCGCACCGCCAGCCCGTGCGCGAGCAGCTGGTGGTGCGCCACCGGCAGCGCGTCGAAGCCGAGGCCCCGGCCGGGCGCGTGCGAGGTCAGCGCGTACCCGTAGAGCGTCTGCACGCTCATCTCGTTCAGCGTGATCCAGTCGTGCACCCGGTCGCCGAGCCGGTCGGCCAGGACCGCGGCGAAGTCGGCGAGCGCGTACGCGGTGTCCCGGGACAGCCAGCCGCCCGCGTCCTCCAGCGCCTGCGGCAGGTCCCAGTGGTAGATCGTCGGGACCGGGCGGACGCCGTGCGACAGCAGCTCGTCCACGAGCCGGTCGTAGAAGTCCAGGCCGGGCTTGTTGACCGGGCCGGTCCCGGTGGGCAGCACGCGCGGCCAGGAGAACGAGAACCGGTAGTCGTGCGTGCCGGCCGCGGCGATGTGCGCGACGTCCTCCGCGTACCGGTGGTAGTGGTCGATCGCGACCCGCCCGTCGTCGCCGTTGCGGACCGTGCCGGGCCGCGCCGTGAACGTGTCCCAGATGCCCGGGCCCTTGCCGTCCCGGTCGAAGGCGCCCTCCACCTGGTACGCGGAGGTGGCCATGCCGAACCGGAACCCGGGCGGGAACAGCGGGAACGTCATGCACGGGCCTCTTCCCACATCGACACGTACGCCTCGGCGCCGTTCATCAGCTGGCTCCGCAGCAGCGCGCCGTCCGGTCCGGCCTGGCGGATCAGGTCGGTGACCCAGTCCGCGTACAGCCCGTACTGCGGGACGCCGTCGGTGTTCAGGTCGAACGTGCGGGTGCCGAAGACCTGCCGGTCGACGGTGGTGCCGTTGACCGCGGTGAACGGGTACGGCTGCGGGCCGGCCGGCGGTGCCAGCTGCGGCGGCGGCAGCGGGCCGAGGCCGTTGACGTCGCTGCCCATCCCGTACCCGCTGATGGTGTCGCCGTTGGGCAGTGCCCGGTTGGCCCGCCACTCGTCCAGGAACGGGAGCTCGCCGTCGCCCGCGTCCGTGGCCGCGTGCGCGTAGCCGGCCACGAAGCCGCCGAGGCCGAGCAGCCGGTCCACCAGCGTGCGGTCGGACCAGGAGTGCACCGAGACCACGCCCGGGTAGCCGGCCGCCTCCGCGATGTCCAGCACGGCGGACGCCGTCCGTACCCCCATGTGGTCGAGGTGGATGATCATCCCGCGCTCGATCATGCGCTCGATCAGGTATTCGCCCATCGGGGTCAGGCCACGGGTGTTGCAGATCGGGCCGCTCGGGTAGACCGGCAGGATCGTGCCCGGCGGCAGGCCCAG
This genomic window from Catenuloplanes niger contains:
- a CDS encoding GH1 family beta-glucosidase: MTFPLFPPGFRFGMATSAYQVEGAFDRDGKGPGIWDTFTARPGTVRNGDDGRVAIDHYHRYAEDVAHIAAAGTHDYRFSFSWPRVLPTGTGPVNKPGLDFYDRLVDELLSHGVRPVPTIYHWDLPQALEDAGGWLSRDTAYALADFAAVLADRLGDRVHDWITLNEMSVQTLYGYALTSHAPGRGLGFDALPVAHHQLLAHGLAVRALRAAGAATVGVAAQHFPVEPASAAADDVAAAELFATLTNWLFADPVLRGGYPPGLGDRLPVRDGDLETIAAPLDFYGVNYYEPTRIEAPRPDRDYRGVLEVDVPAGMPFAPVPVPAAERTDFGWAIVPSGLTTILTTLRDRYPSLPPLVVTENGASFREPVADGRRVAFLDAHLRAVRDAMAAGADVRGYYVWSALDNFEWAAGFEERFGLIHVDPATLARTRKDSWHWFRDLIAAQPRS
- a CDS encoding TetR/AcrR family transcriptional regulator, coding for MPRLVDHGERRAELLAAAWRVVRARGVEGTTTRAIADEAGCSLSVLAHFLGGKDDILVAAQAAMYERIVARAFRLGGDLAGLAALRAALEAALPFDDERAADAHVNVAFAGAALSHPRLAASRRESHLGIRELLRVCMREARERGELRAGVDDDAVIDDFIILVEGSALLSLVDGWAEEGRSERLTRIAATFVDRLRRTTGPAAPGIE